The Sphingopyxis fribergensis genome contains a region encoding:
- a CDS encoding DUF3008 family protein, whose translation MPATSKAQQKAAGAALAAKRGEAPKFKLKGASKQMEKSMSEDQLEEFASTKRKGLPDKKD comes from the coding sequence ATGCCTGCCACCTCAAAGGCCCAGCAAAAGGCTGCCGGTGCAGCGCTCGCCGCCAAACGCGGCGAAGCGCCGAAATTCAAGCTGAAAGGCGCTTCCAAACAGATGGAGAAGTCCATGTCGGAAGATCAGCTCGAAGAGTTTGCCAGCACGAAGAGAAAAGGTCTTCCCGATAAAAAAGACTGA
- a CDS encoding SOS response-associated peptidase, whose amino-acid sequence MCNNYRLEVDIASIVEDFSDLKIKIKMSEGTPNVAAREDIKISDTAPIVRGIEGDRGAGDLINRKWSWPGQSGKPVYNFRSEGRAFNSGRCLILADGFYEFTDPLPGEKRKTKWLFTLKDHDWFCIAGIWRTDPKTGEAFTMLTTEPGEDVAPYHHRQIIPLPRDRWADWLDGAVPANEVLRVLPKGSLAVTRAFPPEATQGMLA is encoded by the coding sequence GTGTGCAACAATTATAGGCTGGAAGTCGACATCGCTTCGATCGTCGAGGACTTCTCGGACCTGAAAATCAAGATCAAGATGTCAGAGGGCACGCCGAACGTCGCGGCGCGCGAGGATATCAAGATTAGCGACACAGCACCAATAGTACGCGGGATCGAGGGCGACCGCGGTGCAGGCGATCTGATCAACCGCAAGTGGAGCTGGCCTGGTCAGAGCGGCAAGCCGGTCTACAATTTCCGCTCGGAAGGTCGCGCGTTCAACAGTGGTAGGTGCCTTATCCTCGCTGACGGCTTCTACGAATTCACCGATCCGCTGCCTGGGGAGAAGCGTAAGACCAAATGGCTGTTCACGCTCAAGGATCACGACTGGTTCTGCATCGCGGGCATCTGGCGCACCGATCCTAAGACCGGCGAGGCGTTCACGATGCTGACCACCGAGCCGGGCGAGGATGTGGCTCCCTACCATCATCGGCAGATCATCCCGTTGCCGCGCGACCGGTGGGCGGACTGGCTCGACGGCGCTGTGCCCGCCAATGAGGTGCTGCGGGTCTTGCCGAAAGGCAGTTTGGCCGTCACGCGAGCCTTCCCGCCCGAAGCAACACAGGGAATGCTGGCCTGA
- a CDS encoding error-prone DNA polymerase: protein MTSYVELQVTSHFSFLRGASSPEELFAAAALLGHSALGLADRGSVAGIVRGWDGQKATGVRMIAGARVDLTDGRAMLLYPMTRPAWSRLTRLLSVGKARGGKGFCILDWADVAAHVEGVIAILLPDMPDARTASDLAALRDLFGKQGFCALSLRRRPDDMARLHELDTMARMAGVRSVATGDVLYHTSERRPLLDVVSAIREKTTIDALGFRRERFMDRDLKSPAEMERRFTAFPDAIQATADIAAACTFDLGEIQYQYPYEQVIAGRTAQEALAALTENAAARMFPEGLPPAYVKQIDHELRLIDQLGYAPYFLTVNAIVAESRRRGILCQGRGSAANSCVCYLLGITSIDPIRHELLFERFVSGERKEPPDIDVDFEHERREEIIQWIYETYGRTRSALTAVVTRYRTRGAVAEVGKALGLPRDLTKMLTGLVWGWSMDGITPEQIATLNLNAEDHRLRMTLDLARQLIGTPRHLSQHPGGFVLTQDRLDDLVPIEPARMEDRQIIEWDKDDIDALKFMKVDVLGLGMLGCMNRAFNLLRDAKGIDVGMADLQDDDPSVYAMIQKADTLGVFQIESRAQMSMLPRMKPKEFYDLVIEVAIVRPGPIQGDMVHPYLRRREGKETPEYPRPELRAVLEKTLGVPLFQEQAMKVAIVGAGFTAVEADQLRRAMATFKLTGGVSHFYDKLVGGMVERGYPKEFAERTFKQIEGFGSYGFPESHAASFAKIAYASCWMKHHHPDVFCAALLNAQPMGFYAPAQIVADARKHGVEVRPVSINDSHWDCTLEPTRGRYLAVRLGFRQVRGLANVHGAAIVGARGPERFDSVEEVWRRAGTPRMAIERLAEADAFHCIAENRRQGLWKVKGLGEAPLPLFAAADEREAKFAPEGLEPMVALRAMAEGREVVEDYRSTQLSLRGHPVSFLRDELDALRIVRCADLATIRDGRNVEVAGVILVRQRPGSAKGVLFITIEDETGIANGILWPDRFEIYRRQVMSSSMIAMRGRLQKEGEVIHIICDRIVDHDDMLRSIGRTAFAVTPIRGDGATNGAGPDPRNSGIPRGRTLSHPPFDAVLTDEELVRIKSHDFR from the coding sequence ATGACCTCCTATGTCGAGCTGCAGGTGACAAGCCACTTCTCGTTCCTGCGCGGCGCGTCGTCGCCCGAGGAGCTATTCGCGGCGGCCGCGTTACTCGGACACAGCGCGCTCGGGCTCGCCGATCGCGGCAGCGTCGCCGGCATCGTTCGCGGCTGGGACGGCCAGAAGGCGACCGGCGTGCGCATGATCGCGGGTGCGCGCGTCGACCTGACCGACGGTCGCGCCATGCTGCTCTACCCCATGACGCGCCCGGCCTGGTCACGGCTGACCCGGCTGCTGTCCGTCGGCAAGGCGCGCGGCGGCAAGGGGTTCTGCATCCTCGACTGGGCCGACGTTGCAGCGCACGTCGAAGGCGTGATTGCGATCCTGCTGCCCGACATGCCTGACGCGCGGACCGCGTCGGACCTCGCCGCGTTGCGCGATCTGTTCGGCAAGCAGGGTTTTTGCGCCTTATCGCTGCGCCGACGCCCCGACGATATGGCGCGCCTGCATGAGCTTGACACGATGGCGCGAATGGCTGGCGTCCGCAGCGTCGCGACCGGCGACGTGCTCTACCATACGTCTGAACGCCGGCCCTTGCTGGACGTGGTTAGCGCGATCCGCGAGAAGACGACGATCGACGCGCTCGGCTTTCGCCGCGAGCGGTTCATGGACCGCGACCTGAAGTCGCCTGCCGAGATGGAGCGGCGCTTTACGGCCTTTCCCGACGCCATCCAGGCGACCGCCGACATCGCCGCCGCCTGCACCTTCGATCTCGGCGAAATCCAGTATCAATATCCCTATGAGCAGGTGATCGCCGGCCGCACCGCGCAGGAGGCGCTGGCGGCGCTGACGGAGAATGCGGCCGCGCGGATGTTTCCGGAAGGATTACCGCCAGCCTATGTGAAGCAGATCGATCACGAGTTGCGATTGATCGACCAACTCGGCTATGCGCCCTACTTCCTGACCGTCAACGCGATCGTCGCCGAGAGCCGGCGGCGCGGCATCCTCTGCCAGGGGCGCGGCTCGGCCGCCAACAGCTGCGTCTGCTATCTGCTCGGCATCACCTCAATCGATCCGATCCGTCACGAACTGCTGTTCGAACGCTTCGTCTCGGGCGAGCGCAAGGAGCCGCCCGATATCGACGTCGACTTCGAGCATGAGCGGCGCGAGGAAATCATCCAGTGGATCTACGAGACCTACGGCCGGACGCGCAGCGCGCTCACCGCCGTCGTCACCCGCTACCGCACCCGCGGCGCCGTAGCCGAGGTGGGTAAGGCGCTGGGCCTGCCGCGTGATCTGACCAAGATGCTGACTGGCTTGGTCTGGGGCTGGTCGATGGACGGGATCACCCCCGAACAGATCGCGACGCTCAATCTCAATGCCGAGGATCACCGTCTCCGGATGACGCTCGACCTCGCACGGCAGCTGATCGGGACGCCGCGCCATCTCTCCCAGCATCCCGGCGGGTTCGTGCTGACCCAGGACCGGCTCGACGATCTCGTGCCGATCGAGCCTGCCCGGATGGAGGACCGCCAGATCATCGAGTGGGACAAGGACGATATCGATGCCTTGAAGTTCATGAAGGTCGACGTGCTGGGCTTGGGCATGCTCGGGTGCATGAACCGCGCGTTCAACCTGCTGCGCGACGCCAAGGGCATTGATGTCGGAATGGCCGACCTGCAGGACGACGATCCGTCCGTCTATGCGATGATTCAGAAGGCGGACACGCTTGGCGTCTTCCAGATCGAGAGCCGGGCGCAGATGTCGATGCTGCCGCGGATGAAGCCCAAGGAATTCTACGATCTCGTCATCGAGGTAGCGATCGTCCGCCCCGGCCCGATTCAGGGCGACATGGTCCATCCCTATCTGCGTCGCCGGGAAGGCAAGGAGACGCCGGAATATCCCCGACCCGAGCTGCGCGCCGTGCTCGAGAAGACGCTGGGTGTGCCGCTGTTCCAAGAGCAGGCGATGAAGGTCGCCATCGTCGGTGCCGGCTTTACCGCCGTCGAGGCTGACCAGCTGCGTCGCGCTATGGCGACGTTCAAGCTCACTGGGGGCGTCAGCCATTTCTACGACAAGCTCGTGGGTGGCATGGTCGAGCGGGGTTATCCCAAGGAGTTCGCCGAGCGGACGTTCAAACAGATAGAGGGGTTCGGCAGCTACGGCTTTCCCGAGAGCCACGCCGCCTCCTTCGCAAAGATCGCCTACGCCTCCTGCTGGATGAAGCATCATCATCCCGACGTGTTCTGCGCGGCGCTGCTCAATGCCCAGCCGATGGGCTTCTACGCACCAGCGCAGATCGTCGCTGATGCGCGCAAGCATGGCGTCGAGGTGCGGCCGGTCTCGATCAACGATAGCCATTGGGACTGCACATTGGAGCCGACCCGCGGACGCTATCTGGCGGTGCGGCTCGGCTTCCGGCAGGTGCGCGGGCTCGCCAATGTCCATGGTGCAGCGATCGTCGGCGCGCGTGGACCGGAGCGATTTGACAGCGTCGAAGAGGTCTGGCGCCGCGCCGGCACCCCGCGCATGGCGATCGAGCGGCTTGCCGAAGCCGACGCTTTCCACTGCATCGCCGAGAATAGGCGCCAAGGTCTTTGGAAGGTGAAGGGGCTTGGCGAGGCGCCGCTACCGCTGTTCGCGGCAGCCGACGAGCGCGAGGCCAAATTCGCGCCAGAAGGGCTGGAGCCGATGGTGGCGCTGCGCGCGATGGCCGAAGGCCGCGAGGTGGTGGAGGATTACCGCTCGACCCAGCTGTCGCTGCGCGGCCATCCCGTCAGCTTTCTGCGCGATGAGCTCGACGCGTTGCGGATCGTTCGCTGCGCCGATCTCGCCACGATCCGCGACGGCCGCAATGTCGAGGTGGCCGGGGTCATCTTGGTTCGCCAGCGGCCGGGCTCGGCCAAGGGCGTCCTGTTCATCACGATCGAGGATGAGACCGGCATCGCGAATGGCATCCTCTGGCCGGACCGCTTCGAAATCTACCGGCGTCAGGTCATGTCTTCATCGATGATCGCGATGCGCGGGCGCCTGCAGAAGGAAGGCGAGGTGATCCATATCATCTGCGACCGCATCGTCGATCACGATGACATGCTGCGCTCAATCGGACGGACAGCGTTCGCCGTCACGCCCATCCGCGGCGACGGGGCGACCAACGGCGCGGGGCCGGACCCGCGCAACTCCGGTATCCCGCGCGGGCGGACCTTATCTCATCCGCCGTTCGACGCCGTGCTCACTGACGAGGAGTTGGTTAGGATCAAGAGCCATGATTTCCGTTAG
- a CDS encoding DUF6504 family protein, which produces MTRVASLYLPQLAIERLRRSERLAKPPERALIPAQPRFPAPIDGDPGACSVPRGLGWRPGACWALADHGAAEWPRGRAATGRPDQAKIDTMPAHQRPTMREMGRRSEAAEHPFKAMPPDEGAPGSASTGMAPTWSTLWGRPTILIERSGQREVVTAACPIALECGLRPGMAAAHARALVTELDVREAAPEADRALLNRLALHAVGHWTPTASVAGADGLWLDLAGTTHLFGGEERFCRRLLAFLRRLGFTAMVAIAGAPGAAHALARYGGAAITILPAGMEAEALADLPLAALRLPPNALTTAARFGLERVADLYPMPRGPLARRLGLSTVKRLDQARGVIGEPIIPIVPFDMPRVERRLLEPIGTAEAITQVIGDLVDDLAAVLQARGLGVRAAVLAASVVDGGTQRIGIGTARATRDARHLKRMLAMRVERIDPGLGIEGMTLAAPRVEALAPETLTAVFVDGDRTPDIAPLVDQLGGRVGPEQLFRLSSVESDVPERAVRRNAPLAPTSGWPAWKRPVRLLRQPEPLSNVVALLPDHPPRRFTWRGQAYRVVAGDGPERIHGEWWRRPGELWAVRDYFRVEAEGGERFWLFRRGDGVEAATGDLSWYLHGLFG; this is translated from the coding sequence ATGACCAGGGTCGCCTCGCTCTACCTGCCCCAGCTCGCGATCGAGCGGCTGCGCAGGTCGGAGCGGCTAGCCAAGCCGCCTGAGCGAGCGCTCATCCCGGCCCAGCCGCGCTTCCCGGCGCCGATCGACGGCGACCCCGGCGCTTGCTCGGTCCCGCGCGGGCTTGGCTGGCGGCCCGGCGCGTGCTGGGCCTTGGCCGATCACGGCGCCGCCGAATGGCCGCGCGGCCGCGCGGCGACAGGCAGGCCAGACCAAGCCAAGATCGACACGATGCCCGCGCATCAGCGTCCGACGATGCGCGAGATGGGCCGGCGCAGCGAAGCCGCCGAGCATCCGTTCAAGGCGATGCCGCCGGACGAAGGCGCGCCGGGGTCAGCCTCGACGGGGATGGCGCCGACATGGTCGACGCTGTGGGGCCGGCCGACCATCCTGATCGAACGCAGCGGTCAGCGCGAGGTCGTCACCGCCGCATGTCCGATCGCGCTGGAGTGTGGCCTGCGGCCTGGCATGGCGGCCGCGCACGCCCGCGCGCTCGTCACCGAACTAGACGTGCGCGAGGCCGCGCCCGAGGCGGACCGGGCCTTGCTCAACCGGCTCGCGCTGCATGCGGTCGGCCATTGGACGCCGACCGCCAGCGTGGCCGGCGCCGATGGCCTCTGGCTCGATCTGGCGGGAACGACGCACCTGTTCGGCGGCGAAGAACGTTTCTGCCGACGGCTGCTCGCCTTCCTGCGCCGGCTTGGCTTCACCGCGATGGTCGCCATCGCCGGCGCGCCGGGGGCGGCGCATGCGCTGGCCCGCTATGGCGGGGCCGCGATCACCATTCTGCCTGCCGGCATGGAAGCTGAAGCGCTTGCCGACTTGCCGCTGGCAGCGCTGAGGCTGCCCCCGAACGCGCTGACAACCGCGGCGCGGTTCGGACTCGAGCGTGTCGCCGACCTGTACCCGATGCCGCGCGGGCCACTGGCCCGCCGTCTGGGGCTATCGACGGTCAAGCGGCTCGACCAGGCGCGAGGCGTCATTGGCGAGCCGATCATCCCGATCGTGCCGTTCGACATGCCGCGCGTCGAACGCCGCCTGCTCGAACCGATCGGCACCGCGGAGGCGATCACGCAGGTCATCGGAGATCTTGTCGACGACCTAGCCGCCGTGTTGCAGGCGCGGGGGTTGGGTGTCCGCGCCGCGGTTCTCGCCGCAAGCGTCGTCGACGGTGGCACCCAGCGCATCGGTATCGGCACCGCGCGCGCCACGCGCGACGCGCGGCATCTCAAGCGCATGCTTGCCATGCGTGTCGAGCGGATCGATCCTGGGCTTGGCATCGAGGGGATGACGCTTGCCGCACCCCGCGTCGAGGCGCTCGCACCGGAGACATTGACCGCCGTTTTCGTCGATGGCGATCGCACGCCCGATATCGCGCCCTTGGTCGACCAGCTTGGCGGCAGGGTCGGCCCCGAGCAGTTGTTCCGGCTGTCCTCGGTAGAGAGCGACGTCCCCGAACGCGCCGTTCGCCGCAACGCGCCGCTGGCGCCGACATCCGGCTGGCCAGCATGGAAGCGGCCGGTGCGCCTGCTCCGCCAACCCGAGCCGCTGTCCAACGTCGTCGCCCTCCTGCCCGATCATCCACCGCGCCGCTTCACCTGGCGCGGACAAGCCTACCGCGTCGTCGCCGGCGACGGCCCCGAGCGCATTCACGGCGAATGGTGGCGCCGTCCGGGCGAGCTCTGGGCGGTGCGCGATTATTTCCGGGTGGAGGCGGAGGGCGGCGAGCGCTTCTGGCTGTTCCGGCGCGGCGACGGCGTCGAGGCCGCGACCGGCGACCTCAGCTGGTATCTGCACGGCCTGTTCGGATGA
- a CDS encoding SOS response-associated peptidase family protein: MESPTPFDSDAPLGSRRAIIRRNPDDASEIEMVEATWGSNPRFSDGIAYRFVRSEGQTFPSHRCLIPASEFHMMVGDKRYRVTLDGGNHFYLAGVWEPAMCEWPLCYRVVTVDANPEVARYQDRHGAIIHRSQVMQWLDRTVPDIDLIATPPARTFIVEEIGASAVQAALAL; encoded by the coding sequence ATGGAGTCGCCCACGCCTTTCGATTCGGATGCCCCGCTTGGAAGCCGCCGCGCCATCATCCGCCGAAATCCGGACGATGCCAGCGAAATCGAGATGGTCGAGGCGACCTGGGGTTCGAACCCACGCTTCAGCGATGGCATCGCTTACCGTTTCGTCCGCTCCGAGGGGCAGACCTTCCCGAGCCATCGTTGCCTGATCCCGGCCAGCGAGTTCCACATGATGGTCGGCGACAAACGCTACCGGGTGACGCTGGATGGCGGCAATCACTTCTATCTCGCCGGTGTGTGGGAGCCGGCCATGTGTGAGTGGCCGCTCTGCTATCGTGTCGTCACCGTCGACGCGAACCCTGAGGTCGCGCGCTATCAAGACCGGCACGGCGCGATCATCCACCGCAGCCAGGTCATGCAGTGGCTCGATCGCACCGTCCCTGACATCGACCTGATCGCAACGCCGCCGGCGCGCACCTTCATCGTCGAGGAGATCGGCGCGAGCGCCGTGCAGGCGGCGCTTGCCTTGTGA
- a CDS encoding alpha-ketoglutarate-dependent dioxygenase AlkB: MRAATADLFATPFVAGLDYRDAVLTEAEEDALITRIDRAELSPFKFHQWKGKRLTQSYGWSYDFESGRFTPAEPMPDWLLPFRAKAARFAGLNPAAFVQALLIRYDPGAGIGWHKDRPVFEHVVGISLGSEATLRLRRRCAIGFDRVGVPLAPRSIYHLSGEVRHDWEHSIAPLDHSRWSVTFRSLSDKGRTLAERNDRSRV, encoded by the coding sequence GTGAGGGCGGCAACCGCCGATCTGTTTGCCACGCCGTTCGTTGCCGGGCTCGACTACAGGGATGCCGTGCTGACGGAGGCCGAGGAAGATGCGCTTATCACGCGCATCGATAGAGCCGAGCTGAGCCCGTTCAAATTTCACCAATGGAAGGGAAAGCGCCTGACCCAAAGTTATGGCTGGAGCTACGATTTCGAAAGCGGCCGCTTCACGCCGGCCGAACCGATGCCCGACTGGTTGCTTCCCTTTCGGGCCAAGGCAGCGCGGTTTGCCGGGCTCAATCCTGCCGCATTCGTCCAAGCACTGCTCATCCGATACGATCCTGGCGCCGGCATCGGCTGGCACAAGGACAGGCCAGTCTTCGAACACGTCGTCGGCATTTCGCTCGGAAGCGAAGCGACGTTGCGGCTTCGGCGGCGATGCGCGATAGGGTTCGACCGCGTCGGTGTTCCGCTGGCTCCGCGCTCGATCTACCATCTCTCTGGCGAGGTCCGGCACGACTGGGAGCATAGCATCGCGCCGCTCGACCATTCGCGGTGGTCCGTCACGTTCCGCAGCCTCTCCGACAAGGGCAGAACCCTTGCCGAACGGAATGATCGCTCGCGCGTTTAG
- a CDS encoding ImuA family protein, translating into MNHVVQIAEPSRADQIVALRAELARAQIARGPALAFGIAAVDDRLSDHGLDGAGLHEIAAARPSSSDDAAATLFAAGIAARFACQPGFSVLWALSKFDLYAPGLEQVGLGPDRIFYASGRKDSDVLALAEDALRDGALACVIAEVKAADQTATRRLQLAASDGKTPMLLYRRHRARDRCPLDQPSAAMTRWRIGCASSARLPYPGVGRARWSVELVRQRGGNPFFLECEACDDQGRLALPAPARDRAAAQVGAASQAA; encoded by the coding sequence ATGAACCATGTCGTCCAAATAGCGGAGCCGTCACGCGCCGACCAGATTGTCGCCCTCCGCGCCGAGCTGGCGCGTGCCCAGATCGCACGCGGGCCAGCGCTGGCGTTCGGGATCGCCGCCGTTGACGATCGACTCTCCGACCATGGACTTGACGGCGCCGGCCTTCACGAGATCGCTGCGGCACGACCGTCATCGAGCGACGATGCGGCGGCCACCCTGTTCGCCGCCGGGATCGCGGCCCGGTTCGCCTGCCAGCCCGGCTTCTCGGTACTTTGGGCACTGTCCAAATTCGATCTCTATGCGCCGGGGCTCGAGCAGGTCGGGCTCGGCCCCGATCGCATCTTCTACGCGTCGGGTCGCAAGGACAGCGACGTGCTGGCACTGGCCGAGGATGCCTTGCGTGACGGAGCGCTCGCCTGCGTGATCGCCGAGGTGAAGGCGGCCGACCAGACCGCGACCCGTAGACTCCAGCTTGCCGCCTCGGACGGCAAGACGCCGATGCTGCTCTACCGCCGACACCGGGCGCGCGATCGCTGCCCGCTCGACCAGCCGTCCGCCGCGATGACGCGCTGGCGGATCGGCTGCGCGTCGTCCGCGCGGTTGCCCTATCCCGGCGTCGGCCGTGCGCGCTGGTCGGTCGAGCTGGTCCGCCAGCGGGGCGGTAACCCCTTTTTCCTCGAATGTGAAGCTTGTGATGACCAGGGTCGCCTCGCTCTACCTGCCCCAGCTCGCGATCGAGCGGCTGCGCAGGTCGGAGCGGCTAGCCAAGCCGCCTGA
- a CDS encoding type 1 glutamine amidotransferase domain-containing protein codes for MSLKGKSIAILIAPRGTEEPEFVQPKEAVEQAGASVTVISLESGQAKTNNHDLDPGGEYAVDTTFADVSADDFDGLIIPGGCVGADKLRADDDAVAFVKTFFDQKKPVGVICHGPWLLVEADVVEGRTLTSFPSVRTDIENAGGNWVDQEVVVDEGLVTSRKPDDLPAFCAKLVEEFAEGRQVDA; via the coding sequence ATGTCCCTCAAAGGCAAATCGATCGCGATCCTCATCGCACCGCGCGGCACCGAAGAGCCGGAATTCGTCCAACCCAAGGAGGCCGTCGAACAGGCAGGCGCCAGCGTGACCGTGATCAGCCTCGAGAGCGGGCAGGCAAAGACAAACAATCACGATCTCGATCCCGGCGGCGAGTACGCGGTCGACACGACCTTCGCCGACGTGTCCGCCGATGACTTCGACGGTCTGATCATTCCCGGCGGCTGTGTCGGTGCCGATAAGCTGCGCGCGGATGACGACGCGGTCGCGTTCGTCAAAACTTTTTTCGACCAGAAGAAGCCGGTCGGCGTCATCTGCCATGGCCCCTGGCTTTTGGTCGAAGCCGACGTCGTCGAGGGCCGCACACTCACGTCCTTCCCGAGCGTGCGCACCGACATCGAGAATGCCGGCGGCAATTGGGTCGATCAGGAAGTCGTGGTCGATGAGGGCCTGGTAACGAGCCGGAAGCCCGACGATCTGCCGGCTTTCTGCGCCAAGCTCGTCGAGGAGTTCGCTGAAGGGCGTCAGGTCGACGCCTGA
- a CDS encoding cupin domain-containing protein translates to MDVIRLQEKFALIDEHWRPKVAGRLNGQEVKLVKVQGVFPWHSHADADEIFLVHRSRFRVEFRDHIADMGPGEFVLVPRGVEHRTAADEEAEVLMFEPTGVVNTGNVQDAVFTAPNGIEI, encoded by the coding sequence ATGGACGTCATCCGCCTTCAGGAAAAATTCGCGCTGATCGATGAGCACTGGCGGCCCAAGGTCGCCGGTCGCCTCAACGGCCAGGAGGTCAAGCTGGTCAAGGTGCAGGGCGTGTTCCCGTGGCACAGCCATGCCGATGCCGACGAGATTTTCCTCGTCCATCGCAGCCGCTTCCGCGTCGAGTTTCGCGACCATATCGCAGACATGGGACCGGGCGAGTTCGTGCTCGTCCCGCGCGGGGTGGAGCATCGCACCGCCGCCGACGAGGAGGCCGAGGTGCTGATGTTCGAGCCCACCGGCGTCGTGAACACCGGGAACGTGCAGGACGCGGTGTTCACCGCGCCGAACGGTATCGAAATCTAG
- a CDS encoding DUF1810 domain-containing protein, protein MPDETSLDRFVEAQTLAYPTALAEIRRGAKRSHWMWFIFPQIAGLGQSPTARHFAIRSLDEARAYLDNPVLGIRYVECVEALQDLTVSDPIAVFGEIDAMKLRSSLTLFEQARLLALFAAALDRWFAGKRDDATLSLLEEAPPSR, encoded by the coding sequence ATGCCTGACGAGACCTCGCTCGATCGCTTCGTCGAGGCGCAGACCCTCGCCTATCCGACCGCGCTCGCCGAGATTCGGCGCGGCGCCAAGCGCTCGCACTGGATGTGGTTCATCTTCCCGCAGATCGCCGGTCTCGGTCAAAGCCCGACCGCGCGCCATTTCGCGATCCGCTCGCTGGATGAGGCCCGCGCCTATCTCGACAATCCGGTGCTCGGGATCCGTTATGTTGAATGTGTCGAGGCGCTGCAGGATCTGACGGTGAGCGACCCCATCGCGGTGTTCGGCGAGATCGACGCCATGAAGCTACGTTCGTCGCTGACGCTTTTCGAGCAGGCGCGCCTGCTTGCCTTGTTCGCGGCCGCGCTTGATCGCTGGTTCGCGGGAAAGCGGGACGACGCTACCTTGTCGTTGCTGGAGGAAGCGCCACCCTCGCGCTGA